Within the Plutella xylostella chromosome 20, ilPluXylo3.1, whole genome shotgun sequence genome, the region CGAACCGCAACCAGAGCTAGGTGTGAGCACTAAGACGACCCCACGAGTATTGCCTTTCTGTCCGCGCGTGCGCCCTTTTATATGCGGCTTCTGTAGTGGGGAGTGGcggcacgcggcggcggcgaatcTTGTTTACTTCAGTGGCAGTGGAATCTTCCATGACGTCATCGagtggcggcagcggcggcggcggatgtTGTTTACTTGCTCGCGGCCGTGGAATTTTCCGTGACGTCGCGCTGGCTTCTTGTTTCTATGGTGCGCGGGCGTCACAATCTTATTTAGGTCGAACTACTCCCTTTCGAGACTTAAACTAttttccaccacgctggttTACTGCGAAAAGGACATGAACTCCTATTTTTGTCGTGAAGTGGAGATCATATCATATAGGTCTGATAACAAAAGCTACATGATCCTTTAAAAAAGCATTCCTAGTTACTACTAACTTCATCAGGCAAGATATCTCTGGAAGTGGTAGATAAGGTACCTAGCACTAATTTCATGATTGGTTACAGGCAGGATATCCCTGGCCAACCACTTCGTCTGGTACGAGGGCGACGCGACAGCCGCTGACGACGCCGCCGCTGAACTCATGAGGCAACAAAGTGTGAGTGTTTCTAATAAAACTTGGTCACCTAAATCTGGTCCTGGAACCCTGGAACCCGGGATTCTTAGAGCTTTagtcattataaataataaataaataaatatgtggggacatctcacatacggccatccgaccccaagctaggcagacctgtgttatgggtgtcggacagctgatatatctacacaaatacatagatagatagatactaaatataaatatcaacacccaagacccgagtacaaatatctgtttttaaacaaatatcagccccagccgggaatcgaacccgggaccttcggcatagcagtcagggcaactaaccactacgccatccgACCGTTCAAAACTGAACATTAAAAGTCACGACAAAAAATATGCTTATTTACAATgatgttttgaaataaaatctctGACCGAAATACCCTGAAGTTATGAATCAACGTAACCTATCACAGAGCGAGCGACTCAAGCCGCCATAAAGTATTATTCATATACCGTCCGCCGTCCACAACTACCATAAGCACTTCCGgtgtaaacaaatattaaaatattattattattattattatattattattaaatctcTGTAATTCCTTCCAGTACGGTCTATACTGCCACCCGATCTTCTCTTCGGAAGGCGGTTGGCCGCAGTCCGTGGCGAAGGTCATAGCAGAGAACAGCAAGAGGGAGGGCTACCCCTTCTCCAGACTGCCCGAGTTCACGCAGGAAGAGATTGAGCTGGTCAGAGGTGAGGTCAATTATGCCTTTAAGTCTTTTCTTTTAGATGAAGTTACCCTTTAGCACAGACATAAGAGATTTCCCAATTTGCTGCACAGTCAGCTTCTAGAAGCAAGTTTAAGTTCACAATCGGGTCTATATAGACCCCTACTGATAGAGGAGGCGCTGCCACTCATCCATTTAAAAGGAAGGGTACGCCGACCAAGCTGTTTTAGAAAGGTGCTCCACGACTACTAATAGTGTTTGTGGACTCATTCATAAAAATCCATACACCATCCTGAATAAAAACGTAGGCATACGAGCTAAAACATCTGTAAAACGGATTGGTCTGTGAATGACCCTTAGGTTCATTCTTATAGTATGCAATCCCATCAGCCGCTACATGGGTTCGTTATccacgtcgataaactcgttttaaattgcgttccaccaatcacaaaGTGACTTacatcgacgtcgataacaaaccCGTGTTGCGGCAGCAGAAGCGCAGGGCCATATCACAAGGCCCCAACGTGATCACAACTCCATCCCCCCTCTAGGCACCTACGACTACCTCGGCCTCAACCACTACACGAGCCGCACGGTGATCCAGCACGCGTCCGCCGACACTCTGCCGGCCAACATCGCCTTCACCGGGTCGACGGAGTTCAATGTGTCCTTCTCTGGACGGGAGGAGTGGGGCGCTGGCAGCTCGTTCTGGTTTAGGGTGAGTGATGGGTGCGGGGAAGAGACGAATGAGGCACTAGTTAACAGGGAACAATGGCGAAAATGGTAACCATCTGAGCATAAAGAGGATCTGGATTCAGCATCGCTTCATCGATGCAGCAGTCGAAGAGCAGCTGAGTACAATTATAGTCGATAGCGCATACCCATAAGGTCACAGGTTCTGCGCATTGGTCTATGATTCTTATTGTAGTTACTAGAGTGGTACCTAACTAGTTAACCGGGTTTTCAGTGAAATCAGAAAAAAGATTGAATGGACAAGAAGATTTTAGACCATAACCCACAAACTCCAAACCTTAACAAACCCAACCCTCTCCCTCCACTGATCAACCCACCAGGCCTCCGCAACCACGAATATCTTAGACCATAACCCATAAAACCCCAACAAAACCCTTTTCCTCCACAGATCAACCCGCCTGGCCTCCGCAGCGTGATGCGTTGGATCAAGCAGGAGTACGGCAACGTGGACATCCTCATCACAGAGAACGGCTACTCGGACAAGCCCAACACCATCAACGATGATGCTAGGGTCGACTACTATAGGGGTTATTTGGAGCAGGTTAGTGCCGGCTGATGTAGCAAGAAGTTTTGTTGGAATAGGTttgactataaataaataaaataaatatgtattaattaaatagatTGGATAGTATATTCGAAGGTCCGCTTTTAGGCATTCGAATACCTAATAAAGGGCTGCAAGGCACATCCAACTGTTGTGGGGCTGCATACCTACTGCATGTGGAAaccatcgtcatcatcacaaTTCTCCCCAAAGTCTGAACATCTTTAGCCAGTTTGATGGCGTATAATGCAGAAATGTGGATAGTTGGATGTTTCTAGTGATTCAAGATGACACACCTTATGGAATAGAGGGTTTCTCTAAACTCTAAAGCATGCACCTATCTATATAGCTACAGAGCTATAAAGGTTCTGAtagctttattattatcttgCATCCCGCCATGCCCTACCCATTCTTTCTCTTTAGATCTAAAAAGAGTAAAAAAGTCCATTATGTCTCATTTTCAGGTGCTCCTGTCTATCAAAGAAGATGGCGTCAATGTAACCGGATACACTGCGTGGACGCTCATGGACAACTTCGAATGGATTGAGGGATACACGTAAGTACAATACTGACGACCTTTCCCTGTTACCTCCATGACCTAACTATAGGTACAGAACTTGAAACCAAGCGCTAGAAAAAATGGCCACCTCCACCGAATGAACCACACAAAAAATACTAGATAAAAAGATGGCATGTCTTGTCGTTGTCGTGAATTTCCGATGCTCCTTGAAAGTCATACTGTATTACCATGTTCATGAAATCCATTTCGACACATTTTAAACACCAGATATGAGTTTTTTTCATCTATTCCAGGAGCACCTTCGGCCTGTACCAGGTGGACTTCAGCCAGGCGGACCGCCCGCGCACGCCGCGCAAGTCCGCCCGTTACTACGCTAGCATCGTGAAAGCAAATTCTTTGGACGTACCGGTGCCGAAAGATGAATTGTAAATACTCCgataaaattacctaattaaagAATGGTTTTATGGGGCAAATTTCGGCTTGTAATCTGGGAAAGTAGGCAGGTTTTAAACGTGTgatgtaattaatttattggtggctgaaacataatataattatttatctacttACTATTGCCAATGGGATTGCTTCAGCTTTGGATggcaaaatgtatttttttcgttttaataaatgttgttGATGCAATTTCTTTTGTTTACTATGCAACCTAAAAATCTGCTTATATTATGCGAAATGTACTTATCTACGGTGGCAGAAGGTTTAGGTGGGTATCTATAGTTTATTGCCTTTTATTGCATAGCGTATGTAGGTTTACTTACTACAATTTAGGTACAAGGTTCAAAACATTTTTATCTCCTAATAAAGGTTTGATAAAGATAAAGTTTATGGTGGGAAATAATAAATGgcaaagtaaatacctacaaggTAATGTAAAAATGTTGGTAAGTGCctttgtataataattactaacaaaattatagGTCTTGGAGGCGCCTTTAGTGCACACGCACAGTGTGTGATAAAGCCGTaggtattaatattattatttttctcgaactggctaatcctttcaccacccTGAGAAACCCTAGACCAGACAGGGTTTATCACCGCCACGCTAAGAAGTTAACATCATCAGCAACCCTACACCTTTTGGGGACCAAGAATATAATCTACCTATGCAATCCTAGAATATTGTATATAACTAGGAcccaaattaaaaaaaaagttttaacattgtacttacattaatttatttctcaTAATTCGTTCTTTAACATCTCCAAGCATCACCTTTCTCCCTTCGCTTCAGGCGTAGACTTTTCCCCTCCCTTCTTACCACTTTTCCTAACCTTCCTGCTGTTTCTACTTCTAGATTTCTTCTCTAATTTCAGTAACGGCGCGTTCTTGCTCTTCCGTTTCTCCCTCTTGAGTTCTCCGCTCTGGATGGCCGTCTTCATCACTTGCAGCGCGTTTTCTTCACTCCTCACGCCTGGACACAATTTTTGAGATGGGTTAAAAACGAAGAAATTTTAGGTTAGGACTTTTTATGGGTGATTTTGAGGAAATAAAAGTTATGGCATTCGCAAGTGACCTTTGAACGCaagaaaatattgtataaaatagagtggacaaaacaattaaatttaaagtttgTTTGCTCAGAATTGGTACATTGTAATGAGAAgagtttattttgttataatatgtaaatgcCTACTAGTAACTGAAATATACCATGTTATTTATGTTGTAATAAATAAGGAGAGTTATTTGTAGGCATATGTAATGTCATGTACaatatttgtatatatttttaataaaaaatattttaatgatattttgtaatttatttcaacTTAGTGTAGCTTGTaagcaaacgtagtgtgggacgccctccggctagttGGGGTGACGagttgcgaaaggtggctaattataattagatgcggaaagctatagatcgcatccagtggggTTCTTTGAGAGACGCTTACGTCCAGCAGTCAACTGCTATAGGCggatgatcatgatgatgatttcaACTTCACGTTTTCTATTCCAAAACAGTAGAAAGTAGATAACATCCTTACCCAGTACATCCGGGTCGTTCAAACTGGGGTACTTGTAGGAGAACCCCCGCGGGAACAGCGGGCGAGCCATGAGCGCGTCCAGCTGCTTCTTCTTGAACTGGAGGTCCTTGGACGAGGAGGCTTGTGCGTGCTTGCGGGGACTGGAGGTGTGGTTAAGGAATGTATACCAATAGAGGTCAGCCAGTAGAGTAGTAGCCAGAAGACGACTAGCACAAGAgagtgacaaaagttttgcatcgccctcactcacatcgcgcagcatcaagagcgagcgcgacagagaacttttgtcacgtcttattagcgccctgtgctacaggtcTAAAAAGGTTCTATGTAGAATGGGAGTTATGGTAGTTTCAGAAAAGTATGATGGTAAAGATTTTCTTACATTGTGGCGCCTTTGAATAGAAGCTGTCATTAAACTAAATAGGTAATGAAAAGTCAGGGCACGAAGTCATGACGGTACATACATAAAGGTGATGATTAactttaagtacatttattagaatattttattgaatgcATCTCTGTGTCCAACATTTTCACTCATGATTTTTAGGTGCCGCAGAGCTAAATCACGCCTAAAACTTAACTTCAAGGATTCTTTTAGCATatcgtaatagttaaagtttgTCATGCGTTTTCCTTATCTAAAGTCTAAAAACAGGCATAAATCTTGTAACGTGAATTAAGATTTCAAGATTATCGTCTCAGTCACACACCACGACGTTATGTCCACCAACTTATCATCTAtcgtttctgtttgtgtgcaataaagagtactttatctttatctatctGCAAAAAGGATACACAAAGTCCTCATCCACCAGCATGTCCATATCCTTGGCCGCCTTGTCCAGCCAGCCCGCCTCCTGCTG harbors:
- the LOC105389701 gene encoding myrosinase 1 gives rise to the protein MNSYFCRRISLANHFVWYEGDATAADDAAAELMRQQSYGLYCHPIFSSEGGWPQSVAKVIAENSKREGYPFSRLPEFTQEEIELVRGTYDYLGLNHYTSRTVIQHASADTLPANIAFTGSTEFNVSFSGREEWGAGSSFWFRINPPGLRSVMRWIKQEYGNVDILITENGYSDKPNTINDDARVDYYRGYLEQVLLSIKEDGVNVTGYTAWTLMDNFEWIEGYTSTFGLYQVDFSQADRPRTPRKSARYYASIVKANSLDVPVPKDEL